The Bacillota bacterium DNA segment GTTCCCCTAAAAAACCCATGATTTGCATCCCGCACCATTGACGTCGTGGACAGCATAAGATATATTACTATTAAACAATTGCTTATTACTTTCCCATACTCAAGATGGAGGCAAAACCATGCAAGCGAGCGATGTCTGCGACGAGTTCACGCCCTCGGGCGACGAGGCCGCCAAGCTCAAGGACAGACTCATTGAGGTGGCTGGCCTCTCCGAGATATTCAAGGCGCTGGGCGACGAGACCCGCACCAAGATCCTTTACCTGCTGTCACTGCAAGAGCTTTGCGTATGCAATCTCGCCCAGATCCTTGACATGAGCGTTCCCGCTGTATCCCATCACCTCAGGCTCCTGAGGGCGCTGCATCTGGTGAAATACCGTCGTGACGGCAAGGCCGTACGGTATTCTCTCGACGACGAGCACATCGTGAACATGATCCGGCAAGCCCAGGAGCACTTCGCGGAAGACAGGTGATGGCGGGCGGTCCGCGCATGTCGCGGGCCACTTGTAAGAGCCGGCGCGGCAAAGAGAGGATGGTACTCGGCATGCCAGAGCTGACTATGTCGCCAAAAGATCGCGCTACCCTTCATCGGAAACACGATTCTATGGAACGCAACCACCAGGACGGCGCCAGGCGCGATGAGCCGCACGGTCAGCAGACTCAGCGGACCAGGATGGAGGCACGAGGGCCCGCGCAGGCCGCCGCCAAGGCGCAAAGAGAGCGTGCGGACGGGAGGTCCGCGGAGGACGGACGCGCCGCGGCTGTGAGAAAAGAGCTTGCGATGACCGTGCTCGCAGGCGTGCTCTTCATCGCCGGCCTCGTCGCCCAACACGCGCTTCGCCATAGCGTGTACCGGATTGTGGAGTACCCCATCTTCCTTTCGGCGTACGTCCTCGTGGGTACAAAGGTGGTCCGCTCCGCCGTGCGGAACCTCGTGCGAGGCGAGTTCCTCGACGAAACATTCCTCATGACCGTGGCGACCATCGGGGCCATCGTCATCCACCAACTGCCTGAGGCCGTGGCGGTTATGCTTTTTTATGCCGTGGGCGAGCTCCTTCAGGACGCCGCCCTCGACCGGTCGCGCCGGGCCATCGGAGCTCTCCTCGATATCAGACCCGATGTCGCCCGTCTCAAGACCGGGGATGAGGCTAGGCTCGTCCGTCCGGAGGAGGTCGAAGTCGGTCAGGTGGTGATGGTCTGGCCCGGAGAGCGCATCCCGCTCGACGGCGATGTCGTGGCAGGTTCGTCGTTCGTGGACGCATCCGCTCTCACGGGGGAGCCCACGCCCATCAGCGTTGGGCCTGGGAAAGAAGTCCTCGCCGGCATGGTGAACCAGGACGGCACGCTCGAGGTCCGTGTACGCCGGAGAGCCGCGGAATCCGCCGTATCAAGGATCCTGAGTCTCGTCGAAAACGCGGCCGTGCGCAAATCCCCGACCGAGCGGTTCATCACCAAGTTTGCGCGTTACTACACCCCGGCGATCACGCTGGCGGCCCTCGGGGTGGCGCTTGTTCCGCCGCTCGTCCTCCCTGGCGCGACGTTTGGCACGTGGGCGTATCGTGCCCTGGTGCTGCTGGTCATCTCGTGCCCGTGCGCGCTTGTCATCTCGATCCCGCTGGGTTATTTCGGTGGCATAGGCAGCGCCTCGCGCCACGGCATCCTCGTCAAAGGGGCGAACTACTTGGATGCCCTTGCTTCGCTCCACACCGTAGCGTTCGACAAGACCGGGACTCTCACGAAGGGGGTGTTTCGCGTCACCGAGGTGTCCGTCCGCAACGGCTATTCCAGGGACGAGCTCCTCGAAGTCGCGGCGATGGCAGAGGCCAACTCCGCCCACCCCATAGCCAAGTCCATTCTCGAGGCGTACGGCAAACCGGTGCAAACCCACCTCGTGCGAGATTACCGTGAGATCTCAGGGCATGGCGTGCAGGCTTCCGTCGATGGCCGAGAGATCCTCGCCGGGAACGACCGGCTCATGCACATGGAGAACATCGACCACGATTCGTGTGATCTCGAAGGAACCGCCGTTTATGTAGCGGTGAACAGGGTCTTCGCGGGCTACATCGTGATCTCCGACGAATTGAGGCCTGACGCGGCGCTGGCCGTGGCCGGCCTCAGAGAGCTGGGAGTGAAGAAGACGGTCATGCTCACGGGGGACGACGAATCCACGGCAAGGGCTGTCGCCAAGCTCACCGGAGTGGATGCGTACTTCTCGGAGTTGCTCCCGGAGGAGAAAGTGGCCAGGCTCGAGGAGATCTCACTGGAAGCGACCAGGCCGCGCCGCCAGAAGCTCGCGTTCGTGGGCGACGGCATCAACGATGCACCCGTCATCGCGCGAGCCGACGTCGGGATCGCCATGGGCGGCCTCGGGAGAGACGCAGCCGTCGAGGCCGCGGACGTCGTCATCATGAACGACGAGCCTTCCAAGCTGGTTGTGGCCGTTCGCATCGCGCGGGGCACGAGAGCCGTCGTCCTCCAGAACATCGCCTTTGCGCTCAGTGTGAAGACGGCTTTCGTACTGCTCGGCGTGGTAGGCGTTGCCACTATGTGGGAAGCCGTGTTTGCCGACGTGGGCGTGGCCTTGATCGCCATCCTGAACGCCACGAGGTTGCTCGGCCGAGATTTCGCGGTCAAGTAAAGCGGTCAAGTAAAGAAGTAAAGCGGGGTGCCCGGCGTTCACCGGTGAATGCCGGGCTGGGATCGAAGTGCTCCTTGGCGAGTTCCAAGCACCTCACACACGCACCTTGACACGTGTCCCCTCACGCACGCCCGTTGCGAGTCAGGGCAGCGCAAGCGCGCATGCACGCCCGGCTTGCCTGTACCCGTGCACCTCCTCTCACAACCCGCGCACGACCGGGTCAACGTCCCTCAACGAGGAGCTGGGGTCGGGGCGAGTGTGGCGGGACGCAATAGGCGGGGGATAATAACCGTGTCAATGCTGTGTCAATACAGTGAGGGGGTGCCTGCTCTGAGGAACGTCGCCTATCTCCTTGTCGGGGTATTCCTTGCGCTTGCGATCATGGTGGCGAGCCCGAGGGCCTTCGACACCATACTGCAGTCGAGGCTACTGGGAGAGGCCGCTCTTCCGCGGTTCACTGATGGGTCAGAGAAGGAAAACAGAACACCCGAACCGCAAGACCTCGTGAAGCTCTTCCCCGACATCGTAGTGAGACAGTGGTCTCCCGAGACTCCATCCGTAGCCATAACGTTCGATGACGGACCGGACGACACCTATACACCGAAGATCCTGGACATCTTGGC contains these protein-coding regions:
- a CDS encoding winged helix-turn-helix transcriptional regulator, which encodes MQASDVCDEFTPSGDEAAKLKDRLIEVAGLSEIFKALGDETRTKILYLLSLQELCVCNLAQILDMSVPAVSHHLRLLRALHLVKYRRDGKAVRYSLDDEHIVNMIRQAQEHFAEDR
- the cadA gene encoding cadmium-translocating P-type ATPase, with product MPELTMSPKDRATLHRKHDSMERNHQDGARRDEPHGQQTQRTRMEARGPAQAAAKAQRERADGRSAEDGRAAAVRKELAMTVLAGVLFIAGLVAQHALRHSVYRIVEYPIFLSAYVLVGTKVVRSAVRNLVRGEFLDETFLMTVATIGAIVIHQLPEAVAVMLFYAVGELLQDAALDRSRRAIGALLDIRPDVARLKTGDEARLVRPEEVEVGQVVMVWPGERIPLDGDVVAGSSFVDASALTGEPTPISVGPGKEVLAGMVNQDGTLEVRVRRRAAESAVSRILSLVENAAVRKSPTERFITKFARYYTPAITLAALGVALVPPLVLPGATFGTWAYRALVLLVISCPCALVISIPLGYFGGIGSASRHGILVKGANYLDALASLHTVAFDKTGTLTKGVFRVTEVSVRNGYSRDELLEVAAMAEANSAHPIAKSILEAYGKPVQTHLVRDYREISGHGVQASVDGREILAGNDRLMHMENIDHDSCDLEGTAVYVAVNRVFAGYIVISDELRPDAALAVAGLRELGVKKTVMLTGDDESTARAVAKLTGVDAYFSELLPEEKVARLEEISLEATRPRRQKLAFVGDGINDAPVIARADVGIAMGGLGRDAAVEAADVVIMNDEPSKLVVAVRIARGTRAVVLQNIAFALSVKTAFVLLGVVGVATMWEAVFADVGVALIAILNATRLLGRDFAVK